The stretch of DNA GAAAAAACAAGAAAATACTGGTAATTATTGCTAATATACTCAAAAGTGTATAGCCAGGAAGCTGCACTGTCACGTCAGTATAACTTGCGCCATAGGTAACGCTCTGTTGAGAATAAAGTAACTCGTAACGAGCTAACCAATAACGAAATGCTATCACAAGCATTACAGCTCCTCCCAGGCCGTACAGGTGGCGCTGTTGTTGTATAGAAAAGCCATGAAAAATTCCATCACTTAGACTATTTCCTGACAGCAAATAGAGGAGAGTGCAAGATAGTAATCCATACAAAAATAACGCTGTAGTCTCAAATGCAATAAGTTGTAAAATTGGTAGGGTAAAGACGTAAAAGCTAAGATCGAGGTTAAAAAGTGGTTCAGTAATTTTAAAGGTGGTAGGTTGTAAATATTGCAATACTTTGGCCCAGTGGTTAGAGGCAATTAAAGCCAAGCCTAAACTCATTAATAAAGCTAAAGCGTTCAGCCAAAATTGAGGGGAGATAGTGAAAAGAATACTCAATGCTAGCAATACTCCTAACTGCCACCAATTAAACAATAGTTGCCTTGCCATTTCTCCCAATGAATCAATTCTAAATTCAATTGGCAAGGGAAGTAAAGTATTGGCCAAGCTGATATCTATATTCCAAAATCTTACAGCAATTTTTCCGTAGTAAACTATAAGCAAACTTATTAATAAGCTCAATCCGAATGCTGACAATATTAGCCAAGTCAATTTAATTTTTTTTGGGGATTTTTTGTTATTACTTAATAAGGAGGTATTTGTTAAATTACGACGGGTTAAGCTTTTCCTGTTTATTTCTCTCTCTCTATCTTGATTTGAAGGGTATTTGAGCCGATTTGCTAAAGCTAAATTCCCTAGCCAAAAGCTAGAGGTGACAGCTAAAGTAAAAGCGAATAAGACCCATTCCGTTATTACTCTACGCCAAAATACTGGCAGATAGCCAACTTCCTCAAACCAGAGGACTTCTGCCACGATATAGGATACGAACTCAAAAACTAGCCAAAGTCCGATTGAGAATAAAATAGCTTTGAAAATTAGTTTGTTGAAAGTCATTAATTTTGACGGAATCAGTTATATGATAATTTTACTAATTTATTGCCGATTTTCTAGAGAGGAAGGTTTAACTTGAGGTTGTGGGTCAAATCAAACAATCAAATCGCGATCGCCCTGATTATACTATTACTTTTCAGCTTTTGCCTCAACACTTGCGGCATCTGGTGGGGCTTGCCAAGTTTTAGCGGCTGGGCTGCTGATGAGCTCATACCTTTGCGAGTGCTAGAAGGTATGGAGAAAGGTTTCTCCAATGGTTGGCATTATAAATATCCTCCTGTTCACTTTTATATTTTAGCTGTACTTTACTCCCCAGTTTGGTTATTACACAAGTTAAATATTATTGATATTTACAGTTTGCCAGCTTACACCTTTCTTTTCTACATAGGTCGATTTCTGACTGTGTTCATGGGTTCTGCTCTTCTACTGATTATCTATTTGTGTGGTCTAGAAATTTACGATCGAAAGTCTTCTTTTTTTGCTGTCCTGATTACCGCCTTAAGCGTTCCCTTAATCTATTATTCTAAAACAATCAACTTAGAAGTCCCCTATCTTTTGTGGGTAATGCTATCTTTACTATTTTATCTAAAATTATTAAAACATCACCGCCTTAAAGATTATCTTTTATTTGCTCTAACTGCTACTATCGCTGTTTGTACTAAAGACCAAGCTTATGCCTTTTATCTGCTCACTCCTATATTTATTATTGTCGAACATCATCGCTATCAGAAGCAGGATAATCCAGAGCTTACCCTTAAGGATTCTTTGAAGGACAAAAGAATTATTTTGTCTCTTGCTGTAGGTATTGGAGCCTTTTTATTATTACATAATATCATCTTCAACCTGCCAGGTTTTTTAAAGCACGTCAAGTTAATCACCGCAGGTGGAGGGAGTATTCGTCCTAGATACGAGCAAAGTATTATCGGTCAATTACAAATGTTTCGCCAGACTCTAACTCATCTCAGGTTTTCTCTGGGGTGGCCAACTTATATTATGTGCTTGTTAGGGTTTACGAGTATATTATATCGCCTCAAAAATAATTATTTATTAGCCTCTCTATTAGTGCCTACAATATCATACTACCTATTTTATGTCTGTGTGGTATGGTATAATAATGTTCGCTACTTAATGCCCTTAGCAATAATTTTAGCTTTGTACGGTGGTAAATTTTTAGGAGAATTTTTAAATCCTGAAAAAACCTTATTTAAGGCTAAAGCTATATTAGTTACTACTCTATTTGTTTATACATTTGCCTATGGATTTTCGGTTAATATTTTGATGATGCAAGACTCAAGATACTACGTCGAACAATGGATGCAGCAAAACATAGATAAAAATGCTTTAATTGTAAATACTGGTGGTAACAAATATTCACCCAGATTAGATAATTTTCGCTCTGAAGATGTAGATGCTCCTTCACTAGAGCTTTTATCGACCAAAAAACCAGAATATGTTATTGTCAGCAGTGGCTATGATATTCGTAGGTTTGAAAAAAACGCCCCAGAATACGCATTTTTTGATAATTTAAACAAAGAGATCGACTACAAGTTAGTATTGAAATATCAATCTCAGCCTAAGTGGAATCTTTTCGATCGGCAAGAGTTAAGCTATCGGGATTTGGATAAAATGTATATCTATTCAAATATTGATAAAATCAACCCAGAAATAAAAATTTTTAAGAGAAAGTAAATAAAGAACATGACAAAAAAAAATGCCTTTAAATCCCATATAAATAAAAGCTTGTTGCTAATTATTATAATACTAGCAGCTTTACTGAGAATAGCCTTTCTAGGAACAGCACCCATATCCTTTTCTGTAGATGAAGCTTCTAATGGCTATGATACTTATTCTATCATGGAAACAATGCGCGATCGCTACGGTGTCTTCCTGCCTTTTTTCACCAAAGCTTTAAGCGATTATCGCGAAACTTTATATATATTTCTCACTATTCCTATAGTCAAACTTTTCGGTCTCAATGAGTTTGCAATTAGATTACCTTCAGCACTCGTTGGCACTCTCACAGTCCCCCTGGTTTACTACTTAACTCAAGAATGTTTTAACAATAAAAAAATAGCTCTTTTATCTGCTTTATTATTTGCTATTAGTCCCTGGCATATCTTTTTCAGTAGATTGGCTTTCAGAGCTATATTACTTCCTTTTCTCTTTAGCTTAGCAGTCCTACTATTCATCAAAAGTTTTAAGAAACCTAACTATTTACCTCTAAGCGCTTTAATTTTCGGCTTAAGTCTTTACACTTACTCTTCCGCTAGAGGTTTTGTGCCACCTTTCATGTTGATGTTAACAATTATCTTCTGGCGACATTTCTGGAATCATCGGCGACAAACTTTGATAGCCTTTTCAATCTTTATGGTGATTTTTATTCCCATGTTTATGTTTTGGATAACTCCAGAAGGCATGGCAAGAGCAACAACGACAGGGATGCAAACAAATCTTTTCAGTATTATTAAAAACTACCTCTCTTATTTCGATCCCGGATTTCTTTTTATTAATGGAGATCCCAACCCTCGCCGCAGCGTTTCGGGAGTAGGAGTGGGAGAACTTTATCTTTTTGAATTGGCAACTGTTTTAGCCGGAATTTACTTTTTATCTAAAACTAAAACTAAAGAGCGGAGTATCCTTTTACTATGGCTATTTCTCTATCCCATGCCAGCAGCGGTAATAGATTCCGCTCATGCTAT from Kamptonema formosum PCC 6407 encodes:
- a CDS encoding glycosyltransferase family 39 protein, with the protein product MTKKNAFKSHINKSLLLIIIILAALLRIAFLGTAPISFSVDEASNGYDTYSIMETMRDRYGVFLPFFTKALSDYRETLYIFLTIPIVKLFGLNEFAIRLPSALVGTLTVPLVYYLTQECFNNKKIALLSALLFAISPWHIFFSRLAFRAILLPFLFSLAVLLFIKSFKKPNYLPLSALIFGLSLYTYSSARGFVPPFMLMLTIIFWRHFWNHRRQTLIAFSIFMVIFIPMFMFWITPEGMARATTTGMQTNLFSIIKNYLSYFDPGFLFINGDPNPRRSVSGVGVGELYLFELATVLAGIYFLSKTKTKERSILLLWLFLYPMPAAVIDSAHAIRAIVGVPLFSILSGYGLFQISSLVSSERKNYFKWIAIAIVTASFTAFLNFYFNYSQYIIANTSKNWQYGMKEAINFAETSSYNCTIVSDKFWRPNIYILFYTKYPPTEHQKAPIEPDVTTGYSIGKYQISSISQTQILSGQCLFIIQPNELKEILGKGATVRELKSIETLDGVEKIKLVEVNVS
- a CDS encoding glycosyltransferase family 39 protein encodes the protein MWVKSNNQIAIALIILLLFSFCLNTCGIWWGLPSFSGWAADELIPLRVLEGMEKGFSNGWHYKYPPVHFYILAVLYSPVWLLHKLNIIDIYSLPAYTFLFYIGRFLTVFMGSALLLIIYLCGLEIYDRKSSFFAVLITALSVPLIYYSKTINLEVPYLLWVMLSLLFYLKLLKHHRLKDYLLFALTATIAVCTKDQAYAFYLLTPIFIIVEHHRYQKQDNPELTLKDSLKDKRIILSLAVGIGAFLLLHNIIFNLPGFLKHVKLITAGGGSIRPRYEQSIIGQLQMFRQTLTHLRFSLGWPTYIMCLLGFTSILYRLKNNYLLASLLVPTISYYLFYVCVVWYNNVRYLMPLAIILALYGGKFLGEFLNPEKTLFKAKAILVTTLFVYTFAYGFSVNILMMQDSRYYVEQWMQQNIDKNALIVNTGGNKYSPRLDNFRSEDVDAPSLELLSTKKPEYVIVSSGYDIRRFEKNAPEYAFFDNLNKEIDYKLVLKYQSQPKWNLFDRQELSYRDLDKMYIYSNIDKINPEIKIFKRK